A window of Bacteroidota bacterium genomic DNA:
TGCCGGAGGAATAAGACAAGAGGCAATAGGATTTTCAATTGGATCAAAAGGATATATCGGAGTTGGGCGAGATTATCAAGGTGGAAATACTTACAATGATTTATGGGAATGGGATCAGACAACAAATACCTGGTCTCAAAAATCAAACTATGGTGGAATACCAAAATATAATTCAGCAGCTTTTTCAATTAACACAAAAGGATACATCGCAACCGGTCTAAGTGATACAACATATTACTTAAATGATTTCTGGGAGTGGGATAAATCAACAAACATCTGGGGTCAAAAGGCTACCTTTAGTGGAGTAGGAAGATGTGAAGCTGTAGGATTTTCTATTGGCAATAAAGGATATGTTGGAACAGGAAGCAATGAATTCTGGATAGGCTATAAAGATTTTTGGGAATACGATCCTAACGGAAATGGAATTAATGAATATAAAAATCCAATTTCTATTTCAATCTTTCCTAACCCATTTTACGCGCAGACAACAATGCAGACAAACAATCTTTTACTCAACGCAACTCTCACTGTTTACAATTTATACGGGCAGGCAGTAAAAGAAATAAAAAACATCAGCGGGCATACAGTTACTCTGTTCCGTGACAATCTCCCAAGCGGGCTGTACTTTGTTCGCTTAACAGAAGAGGGTAAAACTTTAGCAACAGACAAATTAGTAATTACGGACTGACGGGAATTACCTCAACTCAAAATTCTTTCCGAGATAAACCCTGCGCACCTGTTCGTCATCGGCAAGTTCCTGGGCGGTGCCTGCTTTAATGATGCTTCCTTCAAAGAGCAGATACGTGCGGTCGGTGATGCTTAGGGTTTCGTGCACGTTGTGGTCGGTGATGAGGATGCCGATGTTTTTTTCTTTCAGCTTGCGCACAATGTTCTGAATGTCTTCTACCGCTATGGGATCAATACCCGCAAAAGGTTCATCGAGCAGAATAAAATTGGGATTGGTGGCAAGGCATCGGGCAATTTCTGTTCTTCTTCTTTCTCCGCCCGAAAGCAAATCGCCATTGCTTTTTCTGATTTTGCTTAATCCGAATTCATCAATGAGGCTTTCTAATTTATTTTTCTGTTCTGATTTAGTAAGTTTGGTCATCTCCAGCACGGCACGGATATTATCTTCCACACTTAACTTGCGAAACACGGATGCCTCCTGCGGCAGATATCCGATCCCCAGTTGCGCGCGCTTGTACATGGGTTCGTTGGTAATTTCCTTATCATCAAGAAATATTTTTCCTTCATTGGGCTTTATCAATCCAACTATCATGTAGAAGGTGGTGGTCTTTCCGGCTCCGTTCGGACCCAGCAACCCAACAATCTCGCCCGGTTTCACTTCCACAGAAACATCATTGACTACCACCCGGCTTTGGTAGCGTTTAACAAGATTTTCTGTTCTGAGAATCATGCTGCAAAGTTAGAATGTTATCTGCAAACTCCACATTATTCCGAATTCCGGAACATGTTTTCCTCCGCTCTTCAATGCATAGGCGGCTTTGTATTCTTTATCGGTGTAGGATAAACGCCATAAGGCGTCAATGCGGAAAACTTTGAATATGTTTTCGATGCCTGCGCTCACTTCGTAATAAGGTTTTTTGTTGAGCGATGAAAGGGTTCCAGGAAACAGAAGGGAATTTTTGTTTTCTTTTGTTATATCGCCAATCAATCCTTTTGCTGATATGACTTCTCTCCATTTTAATTTTCTCATCAGCGGAATGTGATTCAGAAAAAATCCGTCAAAGTGATGAAATGCCTGAACGGTTAAATACTGGTCGCTTCCGAATTCATAATAGTTCATCATATTAAAAGCATAGGCATCATATATGACAGTTTCATTTCCGCCATGAAGTTCAAGAAGCGGGTAAGGAACTGTTCCGAAAATTTTTCCTGCTTCAATAATGTAATCCGTATAGCCAAGCAATGGCATGGTTCGGAAGCGGTCATTTATGTTAAGTGCAAGTTTGTGATATTCATAATCGCTTTTCAAAATATTTTTTGCTCCGTAGGTATAGTTTAATGTAACAACAGGATAACGCGTGCCGGTGCTGGTTCGCGCAAAAGTGTACTCAATGTATTTTTCATTGTAGGCAAAACGAATTTGCGCCTTGGCTTCAGAAGAAATAATATTGTTAAGCGATAAGGTGTCATTGGAATCGTTCACGTATTTATAACTCTGTATGCCTTTGGGTGTCATTACCCTGTTTGTTAAAAATAATTTTGTATTGAAACCCGGAAATGGCTCCCACTCATAGCCGATTTTTGATTGCTGAATGCTGGTCATGTTATTAAGAGGAGTTCTGCGAAAAGCCGTGGCAATAATATTATCGCTCGTGAAAGCATTGGCGCTCTGACCGAGAATTTCCAAATCATCTTTATAATCGAGGTAAACAATCTGTCGTGGTTTTTTCGTGATAAAAGATTTAAAAGCCAGATTATATTTGAATGTTTCGTCCTTTGTTCCATACGCGCCAAAACCGCTGAACTCAACCCATCGGCTGAAATCATCAGAAGTTCTGAAACCCGCGCGGAAACGGTGTCCTTCCACATCGTTATAGCTGTATGTTTTGTAATAAGGTCCAAACTCCAGTTTGCCGAACTGCTTGTATCCTGTAACAAAAATGTAGATCCAGTTATACCAGGTGCGGTAGATGGGCATGGATTTTACTGTGTCAACAATATGATAAATTAATTTTTCATTCTTAGACAATGTGTCGTGCCGCGCTTTTTCCCAGAACTTGTCATCCTTCAATTCAGCACTATCCTGCACTACCAGGTTATCCGTGCGGTTATAGAAATCGTCTTCTCTCGGTTTGTTGATGACAAAATTTTTATAAGAAGTGGTTTTCCTTCCGTAGAACCCAGCCTGCCTTGGTTTTTTCCGGTTATCATCCAATTTAAAATCTATCACCAGCCTGTCTCTGCTCAGCATCCAGGTGCCTGCTTCATCAAGAGAATCTTTTTTAATTTGCGAATATTCTTGTACGACTGCCAGTGCTTTTACAAAATTGAGATTTACATCATCGGGAACTGACATATCGAGGCGTTTTACCGCGAAAGTTGTGTCTGCAATCCATAGGTTTCCGGCAAAAGCAAACTCTTGCTTTCTTCTGGGCTTGAACTGGAGCTGATAGCAACGGTTATTTCCAACAAACACACTGTCGATGAGATAGAACTTGTAATAGTTCAACGCATTATCAGAAATCGGACTGGGAAATTGCTTGCCGAAAACTAAAATATTGTTGTCATAAATGTTCACGTTCTGATACATTTCACCCATGAACTGCGATATGCTCTTGTCCTGCACTCCGGATACTTTGCTTGCCGTGATGATTTCTTTTCTGAATCTCGGATTTTTTTTATAGAAATACTCAGAAATGGTTTCTGATAAAAGCAAGGGGAGGTAAGGTTTTTCTGTCACGCTGGTGCTGTCAATATAATCAAAAACGAATTTTATCGGTTTTAAAACTTTTTTCTTCTTCCACTCAGGCGGTATATTATTCATATCAAACTCTATCTTGTTATATACTTCGTATTCAAAAGAGGAAAGTTTTTCCTTGTCGTTCTGATCTTTATGTGCAATTACTTTTCTAAGAATGCGGTGCGCAGGGTTTTCTCCCGGAAGAATCACCACTTCATTTAATGTAAACTGATCCGGATCGAGCGAAATGCTCAGTGCCTGTGCACTATTTTTTTTGACTTTCAGTTTTTTGGTCTTGTAGCCGATATACGAAATCTCAATGCTGTCAGAGGGAGTTAACGTGATGAGAGAAAAATTACCATCCACATCCGTTGTTGTGAAGGGTTTGCCTCCTTTGTATTTAATGTTTACGAACGGGAGCGCTTCCCGTGTCTGTGAGTCATAAACTTTTCCGGTGATTTTAGTCTCCTGAGAAAATGAGAAGACAGAAGACAGAAGACAGAAGACAGAAGACAGAAGAAATGAAATAGAGAAGTATCTTATCTGCATACTATATTGTTCTTATCAACAATCGTTCAAGTAGAAGATTTTTTTTCTGCATATTTCGAAACAAATATACTTGCTTCGTACAATACATATAATGGCGCAGACACTATAACAAGAGTAGGAATATCTGAAGTAGGCGTAATAATAGCTGCAACAATAAGAATGACAATCACAGCGTGCTTGCGGTATTTGCGCATGAATGAAGGACCGATCAGACCAATCTTAGTCAGGAAAAAAATGATGATGGGCAGTTCAAATACCAACCCCATGATTAAGGTAAGAATCGTTACTGTGCCGATGTACGAATCCATCGAGATTTTATTCTGAACCAATGTGCTTACCTGGTAATTGCCAAGAAAATTTATTGTCATAGGTACAATAATATAATAGCTGAAAAGAATTCCTGTGATAAAAAGTAATGAAGCATACAGCACAACACCCGTAGTATATTTTTTTTCCTTTTCCTGAAGGGCAGGACGGATGAACCTCCAAAGTTCCCATAAAACATAGGGAGAGCCAAGGATCAATCCTCCAATTACAGAGGTCCAGATATGTGTGGTAAATTGTCCGGACAAATCAATATTGATCAGTTCGAACGAAATGCTTTGCATGCAAAGTGAATCTCCTAAACCAACTAAATAAGAAACTTTACAAAGGGCGCGGTAGGTAAGAAAGTCAGAATGCATGGGACCGAAAATGACGGTGGTGAAAACAAAATCTTTATAGGAAAATAATACGCAAGCAAGCGCCATTACCGCTATAGCGGAGCGCACCAAATGCCAGCGCAGCGCTTCGAGATGCTGCAAGAAAGACATTTCTTTTTTTTCTTCTGGCATAGGGTTGCAAAGATAATGGAAGAAATAGGATAGGGGGAATAGTAATAACCCAAAATCCAAACACACCTATAAACTAATGAGGAATATCGCACTCGCCTTCGTTGCCCTTCATTCTGAAAGTGATAATTACACCTGCAAAAGAGTACCAATCTTTTGTAAAAGAATTGCCTCTTTGCCTGCCGGTATTGCTGCCACCTTCTTTAACAATACTTTTGTCAGAAAGCGCTGCGGCAGCAGGACCTTTTTCGGAAGCCAGAAGAACAGGGTCAACATATTTTCCGCTAACATCATCAAGATAATCGGTGAATGTTTTTCTCAAGCCCCACTCGAAGTTGATGCCAATGCGCTTTGCGGTATTCACTTTCATTCCAACACCAAATGGAATTGAAAACTGCGTGAGTGAATAGGATTTTTCGCCTGAGAAGGTAGTACCTTGCCCTTCAGTACCCAGCGGTTGAAGATTATACCACCTTCCCTGCAATAATCCCTGAGGACTAAAGTGATATACTGCAACTCCGGCAAAAACATAAGGAGTGGTGATAGCAGATTTTTTATTTCCTGTAGTGTAAGGAAGAAAATTAAATTCACCCTCCACTGCAAATTCCATAATCTTTGATTTAAAGTTCAGATTCCTGTTGTGATGAGCATCGTTCAGCGAATAGGCATCATCGGCTTCAAGAATGCCAAGCGAACCAATTGCTTTTGCTGAAAAGCGGGAATTAAAATTCAAACGGTAAAGAAATCCGCCTGCGGGCCGGGTGAAACGATTAAAATGCCCGGACGGATTCAGATCGCCAGTATAATAACTTCCGCCAAGAAAAATTCCAAGTTCAGCGGAGGCAGGATTGATTTTGAGCGGACGGGGGACATACATATCACCATCCTGAGCGGACAAATACAACGTGAGAAGTGAGAAGTGAGAAGTGAGAAATAATACAAAATATTTTTTAATTCTTTTCATAATTGCCTTAACCCCGTTGGATATTTTTAGTTTAGCTCACCCTATTGTTCAACGGGATTATCCTACGGGGTTAACGAAGATAATGAATAAATATTTTAATCAATTTCTCCTATCTGCTCCCCACATCAGTTTATTCCGGAGGGTAGAAAGGAAATCATGATTATCAAGTTTAACTATTGAAAAATAGAAATCTGCTTTTTTGATTTTAAGTTTTCCGAATGATTGAATGTTTTCTGAGCGGGAATCAAGGGATAATAAAAAATTCGGTATTCTTCCCTCCACTTCCAGCTCAATAACATCATTTGAAGAAATAATCACAGGGCGCACATTCAGATTATGCGGAGCAACAGGCGTGATGATAAAATTATCTGAATCGGGCATGATGATGGGACCGCCACAACTGAGAGAATAGGCGGTTGAACCCGTGGGTGTTGCGACAATCAATCCATCCGCCCAGTACGAGTTCAAAAACTTTCCATTCAGAGAAGCATGAATGGTGACCATGGAAGAAGAATCCGTTTTCTGTACAGAAATTTCATTCAATGCGAATTTGCAGTCGCCAAAAAGTTTTCCTTTCACATCCAATTCAAGCAACGTTCTTTTGTCTACAGAATATTTTCCTTTCAGCACTGCATCCAAGGCTATTTCTATTTCATCGGCAGAAATGCTCGAAAGAAACCCCAAACGCCCTGTATTGATTCCCATTACCGGAATTTCCGAATCGCGGACGAGCGTTAAGGTTTCAAGAAGAGTGCCGTCACCTCCAATACTGAAAAGAAATTTTACTTTACCTTTTATATCCTTATGCTTTGTAAATGTATTTTTTGTTTTCAGTTTTATTTTCTTTCCGGCTTCTTTAATAAAAGGTTCGTAAATAATAACTTCGATTCCGTTTTTTTTCAATTGACGGTAAAGCGTCTGAAGCGCTTCTGCAGAAGCATTTGTAGAATGCGGTCGTGCGTAGATAGCAACGGTCATGATTTACGAATATACAAAAATGGAATGTGAGAGGAAGAATTAAATTCCTGCATTGAAATGTGCAAAAAATCCAATCTCTTTCATTTTATTTACTGAACATTCAAGGCGGATGATGATGTCATAATAAGTCACATAATCTAAACCAAAACCATATCCATAAAGGAAAGAATTGGCAAGCGGATTTGCCCCAGAATACTGATGATCGTCAACATAACCTGCATCTCCATAAATACTTGCATAAAGCGCGTAATGAAACGTATTGAATTTATTGAGCGGAAGCGGAATCGATTTCACATGCGGTTTAATGATTTCATATTTTAATCCGAGTTTCGCTGTTCCGTATCGTTGCCCGTCAATCACATAATACTCATAACCGCGAACATAATCTTTCCACCCAAGCCCTCTCTGAACGTAATAGGGTTGATTGATATTAGCAGATAGTTTTGTGTGTATTCCGCCAGAAAAATAAAATCTGTTTGATAGTTTCTGATAATTCCTGAAAGTGAAATAGAAATTTGTGATATCTAATTTTTCATCAGGAAGAAGTCCTAAACCAAGTTTGATTGCTTCAACTTCAAAAAAATAGCCTTTCAAAGGGTATTGTTTTGAATCGCGGTAATCACTAGTATAAGAATAATCCAATGCAAGATATTTCATCTCCGTCTGGTTGTTCACAAAATAATCTATCGTGAGTGAGCGGATAGTATCGTGAACAAATGCATCAACAAATTTTGCTTCGCCATAATGAGAGTTATGAATTCCCTTTCGGTAATAATATTTCAGCTTCCCTGAAAATTCTTTTCGAACATACTCATCAGGATTTTTGAAATAGAGCTGGTGGTTATCGAGCGTCATATAAGGTATCTCATGATTGCGTGAGAAAGAAAAAGAAAAACCAGCACCGCTGGTTCGCTTGTGGTTGAGATATGGAATATCATACGCAATCCCATACTTCTTTGTATATCCAAACTGTGCGTAAATACTCAACTCCTCTTTTCTCCCCCTGAAATTTTCACGGTTGAGAAAAAATCCATAGTTGGCACGGTCAAAATTCTTGGTCTTCCACCATTCATTGAAATTCCGCTCCTGCACCTCAAAAATCGGAACAGGCCATGTGTACCATCGTTCGGCAACGGTTATAAGTATATTTACCTGATTGATTCCAGAAGGAATCGTATCTACAGTCACAAAATTAAAAAGCGAAGTGTTCAGCAGATTTTCTTTCACAGATTTTAATTTTCCAGCAATTTCGGATTTTTCGATTGTATCTCCGGCATAAAAAGGAATTTCCCGAAGAATGATGTGGCGCTTGGTTACTTTATTTCCGATGATGTTGATTTCATTAATCACCACATAGTCATTCGGCTTCGCATGAAATGAAACTGAATCAGTTTGAGAAAAAATAAATGAAGAAGAAAGAAAAAGAAAAATCAGCAGAAATGTTTTTTTGTAACAAAGCATTGCATCGGTCAGATATTTAAGAAATGAATAAACTCATCGTACCGCTTCTTGAGGTCATCGTTAAAATTATTTTGATGGAATGTGGCTTTCACGGTGTAGTTGTAGCGGTTGAATGTTTGCAGAATAGGGGATAAATCTTCTTTGTTAATCTTCAGCGTGACTTCGATTTTTGTAGAATCGTGATGTGCGTTGATGTGCATATTCAGAATCTTTGCATCGTTGCCTTCCACAAGTTGCGCGATCTGTGAAAGAGAATAATCTTTAGTGTTCAACTCCAAAATAACAATACTACCCGGTTCGTGCACAAAAGGCATGTTCGCAATTTTCTGGATGATGGAATCTG
This region includes:
- a CDS encoding T9SS type A sorting domain-containing protein, translated to MRQLILTLIVSQCLIVFHNQINAQGTWTQKADVGTFGRLNAVGFSIGTKGYIGTGRYHPFAYPYPDSLLRDFWEWDQTTNAWTQKADFAGTARLYSIGFSIGTKGYIGLGADTTGWAKDMWEWDQATNIWTQKANFGGTGRYFPVSFSIGSKGYFGTGSLTLTQGLDDFWEFDPATNIWSQKANFAGGIRQEAIGFSIGSKGYIGVGRDYQGGNTYNDLWEWDQTTNTWSQKSNYGGIPKYNSAAFSINTKGYIATGLSDTTYYLNDFWEWDKSTNIWGQKATFSGVGRCEAVGFSIGNKGYVGTGSNEFWIGYKDFWEYDPNGNGINEYKNPISISIFPNPFYAQTTMQTNNLLLNATLTVYNLYGQAVKEIKNISGHTVTLFRDNLPSGLYFVRLTEEGKTLATDKLVITD
- the lptB gene encoding LPS export ABC transporter ATP-binding protein — protein: MILRTENLVKRYQSRVVVNDVSVEVKPGEIVGLLGPNGAGKTTTFYMIVGLIKPNEGKIFLDDKEITNEPMYKRAQLGIGYLPQEASVFRKLSVEDNIRAVLEMTKLTKSEQKNKLESLIDEFGLSKIRKSNGDLLSGGERRRTEIARCLATNPNFILLDEPFAGIDPIAVEDIQNIVRKLKEKNIGILITDHNVHETLSITDRTYLLFEGSIIKAGTAQELADDEQVRRVYLGKNFELR
- a CDS encoding carboxypeptidase-like regulatory domain-containing protein, coding for MQIRYFSISFLLSSVFCLLSSVFSFSQETKITGKVYDSQTREALPFVNIKYKGGKPFTTTDVDGNFSLITLTPSDSIEISYIGYKTKKLKVKKNSAQALSISLDPDQFTLNEVVILPGENPAHRILRKVIAHKDQNDKEKLSSFEYEVYNKIEFDMNNIPPEWKKKKVLKPIKFVFDYIDSTSVTEKPYLPLLLSETISEYFYKKNPRFRKEIITASKVSGVQDKSISQFMGEMYQNVNIYDNNILVFGKQFPSPISDNALNYYKFYLIDSVFVGNNRCYQLQFKPRRKQEFAFAGNLWIADTTFAVKRLDMSVPDDVNLNFVKALAVVQEYSQIKKDSLDEAGTWMLSRDRLVIDFKLDDNRKKPRQAGFYGRKTTSYKNFVINKPREDDFYNRTDNLVVQDSAELKDDKFWEKARHDTLSKNEKLIYHIVDTVKSMPIYRTWYNWIYIFVTGYKQFGKLEFGPYYKTYSYNDVEGHRFRAGFRTSDDFSRWVEFSGFGAYGTKDETFKYNLAFKSFITKKPRQIVYLDYKDDLEILGQSANAFTSDNIIATAFRRTPLNNMTSIQQSKIGYEWEPFPGFNTKLFLTNRVMTPKGIQSYKYVNDSNDTLSLNNIISSEAKAQIRFAYNEKYIEYTFARTSTGTRYPVVTLNYTYGAKNILKSDYEYHKLALNINDRFRTMPLLGYTDYIIEAGKIFGTVPYPLLELHGGNETVIYDAYAFNMMNYYEFGSDQYLTVQAFHHFDGFFLNHIPLMRKLKWREVISAKGLIGDITKENKNSLLFPGTLSSLNKKPYYEVSAGIENIFKVFRIDALWRLSYTDKEYKAAYALKSGGKHVPEFGIMWSLQITF
- the tatC gene encoding twin-arginine translocase subunit TatC; translated protein: MPEEKKEMSFLQHLEALRWHLVRSAIAVMALACVLFSYKDFVFTTVIFGPMHSDFLTYRALCKVSYLVGLGDSLCMQSISFELINIDLSGQFTTHIWTSVIGGLILGSPYVLWELWRFIRPALQEKEKKYTTGVVLYASLLFITGILFSYYIIVPMTINFLGNYQVSTLVQNKISMDSYIGTVTILTLIMGLVFELPIIIFFLTKIGLIGPSFMRKYRKHAVIVILIVAAIITPTSDIPTLVIVSAPLYVLYEASIFVSKYAEKKSST
- a CDS encoding outer membrane beta-barrel protein, which translates into the protein MKRIKKYFVLFLTSHFSLLTLYLSAQDGDMYVPRPLKINPASAELGIFLGGSYYTGDLNPSGHFNRFTRPAGGFLYRLNFNSRFSAKAIGSLGILEADDAYSLNDAHHNRNLNFKSKIMEFAVEGEFNFLPYTTGNKKSAITTPYVFAGVAVYHFSPQGLLQGRWYNLQPLGTEGQGTTFSGEKSYSLTQFSIPFGVGMKVNTAKRIGINFEWGLRKTFTDYLDDVSGKYVDPVLLASEKGPAAAALSDKSIVKEGGSNTGRQRGNSFTKDWYSFAGVIITFRMKGNEGECDIPH
- a CDS encoding NAD kinase; the protein is MTVAIYARPHSTNASAEALQTLYRQLKKNGIEVIIYEPFIKEAGKKIKLKTKNTFTKHKDIKGKVKFLFSIGGDGTLLETLTLVRDSEIPVMGINTGRLGFLSSISADEIEIALDAVLKGKYSVDKRTLLELDVKGKLFGDCKFALNEISVQKTDSSSMVTIHASLNGKFLNSYWADGLIVATPTGSTAYSLSCGGPIIMPDSDNFIITPVAPHNLNVRPVIISSNDVIELEVEGRIPNFLLSLDSRSENIQSFGKLKIKKADFYFSIVKLDNHDFLSTLRNKLMWGADRRN
- a CDS encoding CBS domain-containing protein; protein product: MLAYELITEEVPSLKPTDTGKKVLDWMEDFRISHLPVVNKREFLGLVSYTDLLDLNNTKKTIDHLRVSMIKAFVREDYHIFDVLKVISNYNVSAVAVLDADNNYMGVITADSIIQKIANMPFVHEPGSIVILELNTKDYSLSQIAQLVEGNDAKILNMHINAHHDSTKIEVTLKINKEDLSPILQTFNRYNYTVKATFHQNNFNDDLKKRYDEFIHFLNI